One segment of Stenotrophomonas sp. SAU14A_NAIMI4_8 DNA contains the following:
- a CDS encoding CPBP family intramembrane glutamic endopeptidase, giving the protein MSASAPVSAPPPVPPASAAPRASSPLAGFFIDLGIAVVALFGLSLISGMVWGLTRTVAISVANANAGGEAADAGALAAQLGQPGALAQVVMALVATGGAALLVYFWRRPANAAERQRSLQALRRPATWGWTLLVATLIVIGSNGIAFLAKQLGVEPVPTNLHLMQNAIAQFPVFLVLFAVVLAPAYEELLFRRVLFGRLWQAGRPWLGMLLSSLAFALIHEIPGTSANGPAEIAQLWLVYGGMGAAFCWLYKRTGTLWAAIAAHGLNNAVALAALVFFGAT; this is encoded by the coding sequence ATGTCTGCTTCCGCTCCGGTTTCCGCACCGCCGCCGGTTCCCCCGGCATCCGCCGCGCCCCGCGCCTCCTCGCCGCTGGCCGGCTTCTTCATCGATCTGGGCATTGCCGTGGTAGCGCTGTTCGGGCTCAGCCTGATCAGCGGCATGGTCTGGGGCCTGACGCGTACCGTGGCGATCAGCGTGGCCAATGCCAACGCCGGTGGCGAAGCCGCCGATGCCGGCGCACTGGCCGCCCAGCTCGGCCAACCCGGTGCCCTGGCACAGGTGGTGATGGCGCTGGTGGCCACCGGTGGCGCCGCGTTGCTGGTCTATTTCTGGCGCCGGCCGGCCAACGCCGCCGAACGCCAGCGTTCCCTGCAGGCACTGCGCCGCCCCGCGACCTGGGGCTGGACGCTGCTGGTGGCCACCCTGATCGTGATCGGCAGCAACGGCATCGCGTTCCTGGCCAAGCAGCTGGGCGTGGAACCGGTGCCCACCAACCTGCACCTGATGCAGAACGCCATTGCCCAGTTCCCGGTGTTCCTGGTGCTGTTTGCGGTGGTGCTGGCGCCGGCCTACGAAGAACTGCTGTTCCGCCGCGTGCTGTTCGGGCGCCTGTGGCAGGCCGGCCGGCCCTGGCTGGGCATGCTGCTCAGCAGCCTGGCCTTCGCCCTGATCCATGAAATTCCCGGAACCAGCGCCAACGGTCCGGCCGAGATCGCCCAGCTGTGGCTGGTCTACGGCGGCATGGGCGCGGCGTTCTGCTGGCTGTACAAGCGCACCGGCACGCTGTGGGCCGCCATTGCCGCGCACGGCCTGAACAACGCCGTGGCGCTGGCGGCACTGGTGTTCTTCGGCGCCACGTAA
- a CDS encoding M48 family metallopeptidase: MKSLLLALLITSLVAACATTTSPTGRRQMVGGVSQAQLDQLGAQAFAETKQKEKISTDGRQNGYVQCVVNALVAQLPDQYRGVRWETAVFVDKEPNAFALPGGKVGVNSGIFTVAKNQDQLAAVIGHEIGHVIARHHEERITRQMGAQTGLAVLGALAGAYGGDGAASTVNQLGGMGAQAAFLLPGSRTQESEADVIGQRLMAQAGFNPAQAVDLWQNMMAASGGRSPQWLSTHPDPANRIRELQRDAPALAPVYQQAQAAGRRPKCG; the protein is encoded by the coding sequence ATGAAATCACTGCTGCTCGCCCTGCTCATTACGTCGCTGGTGGCCGCGTGCGCGACCACCACCTCGCCCACCGGCCGCCGGCAGATGGTGGGTGGCGTGTCGCAGGCCCAGCTGGACCAGCTGGGTGCGCAGGCGTTCGCCGAAACCAAGCAGAAGGAAAAGATCAGCACCGACGGCCGCCAGAACGGCTACGTGCAGTGCGTGGTCAATGCGCTGGTGGCCCAGCTTCCCGATCAATACCGTGGCGTACGGTGGGAAACGGCGGTGTTCGTCGACAAGGAACCCAACGCCTTTGCCCTGCCCGGCGGCAAGGTGGGGGTGAACAGCGGCATCTTCACCGTGGCCAAGAACCAGGACCAGCTGGCGGCGGTCATCGGCCACGAGATCGGCCATGTGATTGCCCGCCACCACGAAGAGCGCATCACCCGACAGATGGGCGCGCAGACCGGCCTGGCAGTGCTGGGGGCGCTGGCCGGTGCCTACGGCGGCGATGGCGCGGCCAGCACGGTGAACCAGCTGGGTGGCATGGGCGCGCAGGCGGCCTTCCTGCTGCCAGGCTCACGTACCCAGGAAAGCGAGGCCGATGTGATCGGCCAGCGGCTGATGGCCCAGGCCGGTTTCAACCCCGCCCAGGCCGTGGATCTGTGGCAGAACATGATGGCCGCCAGTGGCGGACGCAGCCCGCAATGGCTGTCCACCCACCCCGATCCGGCCAACCGTATCCGCGAACTGCAGCGTGACGCCCCTGCCCTGGCGCCGGTCTACCAGCAAGCCCAGGCGGCCGGTCGCCGGCCAAAGTGTGGGTGA
- a CDS encoding DUF4032 domain-containing protein, protein MIFRNHKAVLSVLIATALTGAVVTDAFAQSSRSSERGNRGGKQAKAEVLYPNATREEPKEKASSKMGSKLQKLIDNYNDQKFPETLQVAGEILGNSASNNYDKSLAAQLASQAAYQTDDTAGAITYLKQALQLNGLDNNGHFQAMLMLGQLQLQEDQTAEGLATLDKYFAESKSNKPEELIAKGQALYQLERYQEAIPVLQQAIAGATEPKDNWNQLLMAALSEAGQTGEAVKTAEALAAKNPNDKKAQLNLANMYMQADQMPKAAAVMDKLRSSGQLTEEREYKQLYSIYANTENKEKDVIAVINEGLQKGILKPDYQVYLALAQSYYYSDQVPQAIEAWQKAAPLSKDGETYLNLARVLHAEGRVPEAKQAAQQALAKGVKNQADAKKIINLK, encoded by the coding sequence ATGATTTTCCGTAACCACAAAGCTGTGCTTTCCGTCCTGATCGCCACTGCCCTGACCGGCGCCGTGGTCACCGATGCGTTCGCGCAGTCCTCGCGTTCGTCCGAGCGTGGCAACCGCGGCGGCAAGCAGGCCAAGGCCGAAGTCCTGTACCCGAACGCCACCCGTGAGGAGCCGAAGGAAAAGGCGTCCTCGAAGATGGGCAGCAAGCTGCAGAAGCTGATTGACAACTACAACGATCAGAAGTTCCCGGAGACCCTGCAGGTTGCCGGTGAGATCCTGGGCAACAGCGCGTCGAACAACTACGACAAGTCGCTGGCTGCGCAGCTCGCTTCGCAGGCCGCCTACCAGACCGACGACACCGCCGGCGCGATCACCTACCTCAAGCAGGCTCTGCAGCTGAACGGCCTGGACAACAACGGCCACTTCCAGGCCATGCTGATGCTGGGCCAGCTGCAGCTGCAGGAAGACCAGACCGCCGAAGGCCTGGCCACGCTGGACAAGTACTTCGCCGAGAGCAAGTCGAACAAGCCGGAAGAGCTGATCGCCAAGGGCCAGGCGCTGTACCAGCTGGAGCGCTACCAGGAAGCCATCCCGGTGCTGCAGCAGGCCATCGCCGGCGCCACCGAGCCGAAGGACAACTGGAACCAGCTGCTGATGGCGGCCTTGTCCGAAGCCGGCCAGACCGGTGAAGCGGTGAAGACCGCCGAGGCGCTGGCAGCGAAGAACCCGAACGACAAGAAGGCGCAGCTGAACCTGGCCAACATGTACATGCAGGCCGACCAGATGCCCAAGGCCGCCGCGGTGATGGACAAGCTGCGCAGCAGCGGCCAGCTCACCGAAGAGCGCGAGTACAAGCAGCTGTACTCGATCTATGCCAACACCGAGAACAAGGAAAAGGACGTCATCGCGGTCATCAACGAAGGGTTGCAGAAGGGCATCCTGAAGCCGGATTACCAGGTTTACCTGGCCCTGGCCCAGTCCTACTACTACTCCGACCAGGTGCCGCAGGCGATCGAGGCGTGGCAGAAGGCTGCCCCGCTGTCCAAGGACGGTGAGACCTACCTGAACCTGGCACGCGTCCTGCATGCCGAAGGTCGCGTTCCGGAGGCCAAGCAGGCCGCCCAGCAGGCGCTGGCGAAGGGCGTGAAGAACCAGGCTGATGCCAAGAAAATCATCAACCTGAAGTAA
- a CDS encoding energy transducer TonB yields the protein MMLLIPAVAPKAVAEKERNVMVTIVDAPPPPPPPPPPPPPQDTPPPPVKNLSPPKPSPVPPPPQAPVVDVPEPRPNDIVTPPSPPAPPAPPASIEASVDISSKAMNPPRYPPAAFRAGIQGEVILIIDVDAQGNVTNVTVEKSSRNRDLDRAAMEAARKWRFNAAESGGKKAAGRVRVPVNFALN from the coding sequence ATGATGCTCCTGATCCCCGCTGTGGCCCCCAAGGCCGTGGCTGAGAAGGAGCGCAACGTCATGGTGACCATCGTCGACGCGCCGCCGCCACCGCCGCCGCCGCCGCCGCCGCCGCCGCCGCAGGATACTCCGCCGCCGCCGGTGAAGAATCTGTCGCCGCCGAAGCCGTCGCCCGTCCCGCCGCCGCCGCAGGCGCCGGTCGTCGACGTGCCGGAACCGCGCCCGAACGATATCGTCACCCCGCCGTCGCCTCCGGCGCCGCCGGCACCGCCGGCGTCGATCGAGGCCAGCGTCGACATCTCGTCGAAGGCCATGAATCCGCCGCGCTACCCGCCGGCCGCTTTCCGCGCTGGTATCCAGGGCGAAGTGATCCTGATCATTGATGTCGATGCCCAGGGCAACGTCACCAATGTCACGGTGGAAAAGTCCAGCCGTAACCGCGACCTGGACCGTGCTGCGATGGAAGCCGCGCGCAAGTGGCGTTTCAACGCCGCTGAATCTGGCGGTAAGAAGGCTGCTGGTCGCGTCCGCGTCCCGGTCAACTTTGCGCTGAACTGA
- the exbB gene encoding TonB-system energizer ExbB has product MLQEIFIAAAAGGNPSNALSQMGFEHLIHEMTTKPGDFAVSWVVLLTLVVMSAMSWYWTVINIFRATRLKSAADRVVSLFWDTPNAQDAIRAMEEQPASEPFSKIALDAAQAAAHHQRAEGGATGGLGENLSRSEFVDRALRQAVTRESNKLQSGMTLLATVGATAPFVGLLGTVWGIYGALIKIGATGSASIDAVAGPVGEALIMTAIGLFVAIPAVFAFNFFSKINSATISKFDTFAHDLHDFFATGSRVR; this is encoded by the coding sequence ATGCTGCAGGAAATTTTCATCGCCGCTGCTGCCGGGGGCAATCCGTCCAACGCCCTGTCGCAGATGGGCTTCGAGCACCTGATCCACGAAATGACCACCAAGCCGGGTGATTTCGCCGTTTCCTGGGTCGTGCTGCTGACCCTGGTCGTCATGTCGGCCATGTCCTGGTACTGGACCGTCATCAACATCTTCCGCGCTACCCGCCTGAAGAGCGCTGCTGATCGCGTCGTCAGCCTGTTCTGGGATACCCCGAACGCACAGGACGCCATCCGTGCGATGGAAGAGCAGCCGGCTTCGGAGCCGTTCTCGAAGATCGCCCTGGATGCTGCGCAGGCTGCTGCCCACCACCAGCGCGCTGAAGGCGGCGCCACCGGTGGCCTGGGTGAAAACCTGAGCCGTTCGGAGTTCGTCGACCGCGCCCTGCGCCAGGCCGTCACCCGCGAAAGCAACAAGCTGCAGTCGGGCATGACCCTGCTGGCCACCGTCGGTGCAACCGCTCCGTTCGTCGGTCTGCTGGGTACCGTGTGGGGCATCTACGGCGCGCTGATCAAGATCGGCGCCACCGGCTCCGCTTCGATCGACGCCGTTGCCGGCCCGGTGGGTGAAGCACTGATCATGACCGCCATCGGTCTGTTCGTCGCAATCCCGGCCGTGTTCGCCTTCAACTTCTTCAGCAAGATCAACAGCGCGACCATCAGCAAGTTCGATACCTTCGCGCACGACCTGCACGACTTCTTCGCCACCGGTTCGCGCGTCCGCTAA
- a CDS encoding biopolymer transporter ExbD encodes MAFSSGNSGGPMADINVTPLVDVMLVLLIIFIITAPLMSHKVKVDLPEANLVQKPDDTNDRKGPITLAVKEDGSIYWNDEEIDKQTLESRLATAAQQTPQPPLNLRGDRTTKMRVINEMTKVAQEQGMLDVGFVATKEKGQ; translated from the coding sequence ATGGCTTTCAGTAGTGGTAACAGCGGCGGCCCCATGGCCGACATCAACGTTACGCCCCTCGTGGACGTGATGCTGGTGCTGCTGATCATCTTCATCATCACGGCGCCCCTGATGTCCCACAAGGTCAAGGTGGATCTGCCGGAGGCCAATCTGGTCCAGAAGCCGGACGACACCAACGACCGCAAGGGCCCCATCACCCTGGCAGTCAAGGAAGACGGTTCGATCTACTGGAACGACGAGGAAATCGACAAGCAGACTCTCGAGTCGCGCCTGGCAACCGCCGCCCAGCAGACCCCGCAGCCGCCGCTGAACCTGCGTGGTGACCGCACCACCAAGATGCGTGTCATCAACGAGATGACCAAGGTCGCTCAGGAACAGGGCATGCTGGACGTCGGCTTCGTCGCTACCAAAGAAAAGGGGCAATAA
- a CDS encoding biopolymer transporter ExbD, translating into MAFSSGGGKGPMADINVTPLVDVMLVLLIIFIVTAPIMTYPIAVDLPQRVLNPPPQLVEPPPPIELKIDASNQVSWNNSPISTHELQQRMEQEVQRDPTNQPELRIDASPDSEYDVMAKVLAAAKNAQMKKIGFVQQ; encoded by the coding sequence ATGGCATTCAGTAGTGGTGGTGGCAAAGGCCCCATGGCTGACATCAACGTGACGCCCCTGGTGGACGTGATGTTGGTTCTGCTGATCATCTTCATCGTGACCGCGCCGATCATGACGTACCCGATCGCCGTGGACCTGCCGCAGCGCGTGCTCAACCCACCGCCGCAGCTGGTCGAACCGCCGCCGCCGATCGAACTGAAGATCGACGCCAGCAACCAGGTCTCGTGGAACAACAGCCCGATCAGCACGCACGAGCTGCAGCAGCGGATGGAACAGGAGGTCCAGCGTGACCCGACCAACCAGCCGGAACTGCGGATCGATGCAAGCCCGGATTCCGAGTACGACGTGATGGCCAAGGTTCTGGCCGCCGCGAAGAATGCTCAGATGAAGAAGATCGGCTTCGTGCAGCAGTAA
- the cls gene encoding cardiolipin synthase has translation MLALFDSLRVWLDGIAHLGTILAVAYLLYLLALAGWIMLQKREPVATLSWILSLALLPYLGLFIYYLLGPQKVKRQRLRRGRARSGMEHYSDVCPPDAGCTELAKVAQATTGLAPSTATEVTWLVDGAATYAALLQAIAEARDHVHLEYYIFSPDHAGTALRDALVERARAGVQVRLLLDAVGSSSLPRRFLQPLLDAGGEAIWFHPRQLLKPFKRPWLNLRTHRKLVLVDGRLAFTGGINITDEEDESRNPNAYRDLHMRIAGHVVRSLQLVFVEDWLYASGQEPSRFDIARLWPADMPLRGDGSIDAQVLVSGPDSGWETIHRLHVAAIQEARERVWLVTPYFVPGEAARMALTSAALGGLDVRLLVPKMSDSWFVTQAARSYFDELLHAGVKIYEYGPRMLHTKAFIADDDVCIVGSANFDHRSFRLNFELSMMISDRDRVAALAELLQAEFDRSCRVQDQAARSLWLHRLPEAFARLASPLL, from the coding sequence ATGCTCGCCCTCTTCGATTCCCTGCGCGTCTGGCTCGATGGCATCGCCCATCTGGGCACGATCCTGGCCGTGGCCTACCTGCTCTACCTGCTGGCACTGGCCGGCTGGATCATGCTGCAGAAGCGCGAACCGGTCGCCACGCTCAGCTGGATCCTCTCGCTGGCCCTGCTGCCCTACCTGGGCCTCTTCATCTACTACCTGCTGGGCCCACAGAAGGTGAAACGGCAGCGCCTGCGCCGTGGCCGCGCGCGCTCGGGCATGGAGCACTACAGCGATGTCTGTCCGCCCGATGCCGGCTGCACCGAACTGGCCAAGGTGGCCCAGGCGACCACCGGCCTGGCGCCCAGCACCGCCACCGAAGTGACCTGGCTGGTGGATGGCGCGGCCACCTATGCCGCCCTGCTGCAGGCCATTGCCGAGGCGCGCGACCACGTGCACCTGGAGTACTACATCTTCAGCCCCGACCATGCCGGTACCGCGCTGCGCGATGCCCTGGTGGAACGTGCACGGGCCGGCGTGCAGGTGCGCCTGCTGCTCGATGCGGTGGGCTCGTCGTCGTTGCCGCGGCGCTTCCTGCAGCCGCTGCTGGATGCCGGCGGCGAGGCCATCTGGTTCCATCCGCGGCAGCTGCTGAAACCCTTCAAACGGCCGTGGTTGAACCTGCGCACGCACCGCAAGCTTGTGCTGGTGGATGGTCGCCTGGCCTTCACCGGTGGCATCAACATCACCGACGAAGAAGACGAGAGCCGCAACCCCAACGCCTACCGCGATCTGCACATGCGCATTGCCGGCCACGTGGTGCGCAGCCTGCAGCTGGTGTTCGTGGAAGACTGGCTGTACGCCAGCGGCCAGGAACCTTCGCGCTTCGACATCGCCCGGCTGTGGCCGGCCGACATGCCGCTGCGTGGCGATGGCAGCATCGATGCACAGGTGCTGGTGTCCGGCCCCGATTCGGGCTGGGAAACCATCCACCGCCTGCATGTGGCGGCCATACAGGAAGCACGCGAACGGGTCTGGCTGGTCACCCCCTACTTCGTGCCCGGCGAAGCGGCGCGCATGGCGTTGACCTCGGCCGCACTGGGCGGGCTGGACGTGCGCCTGCTGGTGCCGAAGATGAGCGATTCCTGGTTCGTCACCCAGGCCGCGCGCTCGTACTTCGACGAACTGCTGCATGCCGGGGTGAAGATCTACGAATACGGCCCGCGCATGCTGCACACCAAGGCCTTCATTGCCGACGATGATGTCTGCATCGTCGGCAGCGCCAACTTCGACCACCGCAGCTTCCGCCTGAATTTCGAGCTGTCGATGATGATCAGCGACCGCGACCGGGTGGCTGCGCTGGCCGAGCTGCTGCAGGCCGAATTCGACCGCTCCTGCCGTGTGCAGGACCAGGCGGCCCGTTCGCTGTGGCTGCACCGCCTGCCCGAGGCGTTCGCGCGGCTGGCCTCGCCGCTGCTGTAA
- a CDS encoding pyridoxine 5'-phosphate synthase, translating to MTQLSVNVNKIAVLRNSRGGAEPDVVRAAQACLDAGAHGITVHPRPDRRHITAEDVLALSTLTRARGVEFNIEGNPFAPPREGYPGLLPLCAQTRPAQATLVPDGDGQITSDHGFDFERDGERLRPLVAELKAMGCRVSLFVDAGNPLLEQAAAVGADRIELYTGPYAEAHAAGDARAMLELFANAARRAQAVGLGVNAGHDLSQDNLRDFLAAVPQVLEVSIGHALIGEALYDGLDATVKGYLALL from the coding sequence ATGACCCAGCTCAGCGTCAACGTCAACAAGATCGCCGTCCTGCGCAACTCGCGCGGCGGTGCCGAACCGGACGTGGTGCGCGCCGCCCAGGCCTGCCTGGATGCCGGTGCGCATGGCATTACCGTGCACCCGCGCCCCGACCGCCGCCACATCACCGCCGAGGACGTCCTGGCGCTGTCCACGCTGACCCGCGCCCGCGGCGTCGAGTTCAACATTGAAGGCAACCCTTTCGCCCCGCCGCGCGAGGGTTACCCGGGTCTGCTGCCGCTGTGCGCGCAGACCCGGCCGGCGCAGGCCACCCTGGTGCCTGATGGCGATGGCCAGATCACCTCCGACCACGGCTTCGACTTCGAGCGCGACGGCGAGCGCCTGCGCCCGCTGGTGGCCGAGCTGAAAGCCATGGGCTGCCGGGTCAGCCTGTTCGTGGATGCCGGCAACCCCTTGCTGGAACAGGCCGCCGCGGTTGGCGCCGATCGCATCGAGCTGTACACCGGTCCCTACGCCGAAGCCCACGCCGCCGGCGACGCGCGCGCCATGCTGGAGCTGTTCGCCAACGCCGCACGTCGCGCCCAGGCGGTCGGCCTGGGGGTGAATGCCGGCCATGACCTGTCGCAGGACAACCTGCGCGACTTCCTGGCGGCCGTGCCGCAGGTGCTGGAAGTGTCCATTGGCCATGCGCTGATCGGCGAGGCCTTGTACGACGGCCTGGACGCCACCGTGAAGGGCTATCTGGCCCTGCTGTAA
- a CDS encoding PA0069 family radical SAM protein has product MQHLPFKAHAAIKGRGSTSHLAGRFESTVSEAIDDGWAPDESDEFSAPRLRTEVRAETARSIISRNNSPDVGFSQSVNPYRGCEHGCSYCFARPSHAYLNLSPGLDFETKLFAKTNAPQLLRKELAKPGYVPQPIALGINTDAYQPIERKLKLTRQLIEVMLETKHPFSLITKNALVERDIDLLAPLAAENLVSVHFSVTSLDPHLSAKLEPRASAPHARLRAMKRLHEAGIPVGVMVAPVIPWINDSELEAVLEAAHDAGASTAGYVLLRLPLEVAPLFRDWLETHHPDRAAHVMSTIQQLRGGKDYDSQFGTRMRGQGVYADLLNNRFKLARKRLGFNTQNSHWPKLDCSRFVKPLPPQKESPQGTLF; this is encoded by the coding sequence ATGCAGCACCTGCCTTTCAAGGCCCACGCCGCCATCAAGGGCCGCGGCTCCACCTCGCACTTGGCCGGCCGCTTCGAAAGCACGGTCAGCGAGGCCATCGATGACGGCTGGGCGCCAGATGAAAGCGACGAGTTCAGCGCCCCCCGCCTGCGCACCGAAGTGCGTGCGGAGACCGCGCGCAGCATCATCAGCCGCAACAATTCCCCCGATGTAGGCTTCAGCCAGTCGGTGAACCCCTACCGCGGCTGCGAGCACGGTTGCTCGTACTGTTTCGCGCGGCCCTCGCACGCCTATCTGAACCTGTCGCCGGGCCTGGACTTCGAAACCAAGCTGTTCGCCAAGACCAACGCGCCGCAGCTGTTGCGCAAGGAGCTGGCGAAACCGGGCTACGTGCCGCAGCCGATCGCGCTGGGCATCAACACCGACGCCTACCAGCCGATCGAACGCAAGTTGAAGCTCACCCGCCAGCTGATCGAGGTGATGCTGGAAACGAAGCATCCGTTTTCGCTGATCACCAAGAACGCGCTGGTGGAGCGCGACATCGATCTGCTGGCACCGCTGGCGGCGGAAAACCTCGTCAGCGTGCATTTCTCGGTCACCTCGCTGGACCCGCACCTTTCGGCGAAGCTGGAACCACGCGCATCGGCACCGCATGCGCGCCTGCGTGCGATGAAACGGTTGCACGAGGCCGGCATTCCGGTGGGCGTGATGGTGGCGCCGGTGATCCCGTGGATCAACGACAGCGAGCTGGAGGCCGTGCTGGAGGCCGCCCATGACGCCGGCGCCAGTACCGCCGGCTACGTGCTGCTGCGCCTGCCGCTGGAAGTGGCGCCGCTGTTCCGCGATTGGCTGGAAACCCACCACCCCGATCGCGCCGCGCACGTGATGAGCACCATCCAGCAGTTGCGCGGCGGCAAGGATTACGACAGCCAGTTCGGCACGCGCATGCGTGGCCAGGGCGTGTATGCGGACCTGTTGAACAACCGGTTCAAACTGGCGCGGAAGCGGCTGGGCTTCAATACGCAGAACAGCCACTGGCCGAAGCTGGATTGCAGCCGGTTCGTGAAGCCGTTGCCGCCGCAGAAGGAATCGCCGCAAGGAACGCTCTTTTAG
- a CDS encoding 2OG-Fe(II) oxygenase has protein sequence MHEPGPVDFIEVIHNAVPSDVCAAIVSRMRASQHLKPGAVGSGVFPELKRSKDLRISGADGWKDVDSALQQAVFAGLLTYLRRYPQALIAPLMLQIQDSNGQPRRLSAEDFPDMAQEQLADLARTCLRPGAINLQWYAAGEGGYPYWHCELYPKDPQAETLHRHVLWTLYLNDEFEEGETEFLFQGRKIAPRTGSLLIAPTAFTHTHRGNRPQGGDKFIATSWILFQSAQKLFGG, from the coding sequence ATGCACGAGCCGGGTCCGGTCGATTTCATCGAAGTCATCCACAACGCCGTCCCCAGCGACGTCTGCGCGGCGATCGTTTCCCGCATGCGTGCCAGCCAGCACCTGAAACCGGGCGCAGTGGGCAGTGGCGTGTTCCCGGAACTCAAGCGCAGCAAGGATCTGCGCATCAGTGGCGCGGATGGCTGGAAGGATGTGGACAGCGCACTGCAGCAGGCGGTTTTTGCCGGACTGTTGACTTATCTACGCCGTTATCCACAGGCGTTGATCGCACCGCTGATGTTGCAGATCCAGGACAGCAACGGCCAGCCGCGCCGACTGTCGGCCGAAGATTTCCCCGACATGGCGCAGGAACAGCTGGCCGACCTGGCCCGCACCTGCCTGCGCCCGGGTGCCATCAACCTGCAGTGGTACGCGGCGGGCGAGGGCGGTTACCCGTACTGGCACTGCGAGCTGTACCCGAAGGACCCGCAGGCCGAAACCCTGCACCGGCACGTGCTGTGGACGCTGTACCTCAACGATGAGTTCGAGGAAGGCGAAACCGAATTCCTGTTCCAGGGCCGCAAGATCGCACCGCGCACCGGCAGCCTGCTGATCGCGCCGACAGCATTCACCCATACCCATCGTGGCAATCGGCCGCAGGGTGGGGACAAGTTCATCGCGACGAGTTGGATCCTGTTCCAGAGCGCGCAGAAGCTGTTTGGGGGGTGA
- a CDS encoding class 1 fructose-bisphosphatase: MSRTSLTRYLIQEQHAGRINADLRQLIAVVARACTSISIAVSKGALGGVLGDAGTGNVQGEAQKKLDVISNEILLEANAWGGHLAACASEEMDHSQPVPDIYPRGDFLLLFDPLDGSSNIDVNVSVGTIFSVLRCPTNVELPGDDAFLQPGNKQIAAGYCIYGPSTQLVLTVGHGTHAFTLDRETGEFVLTTANMQIPAATQEFAINMSNQRHWEAPMQAYVGDLLAGKEGARGKNFNMRWIASMVADVHRILTRGGIFIYPWDKKEPGKAGKLRLMYEANPMGLLVEQAGGAAWTGRERIVDIQPEHLHQRVPVFLGSREEVAEAVRYHQEHDAKSV; encoded by the coding sequence ATGTCCCGTACTTCGCTGACCCGGTACCTGATTCAAGAACAGCACGCCGGCCGCATCAACGCCGACCTGCGCCAGCTGATCGCCGTGGTCGCCCGCGCCTGCACCAGCATCTCCATCGCCGTCAGCAAGGGCGCCCTCGGCGGCGTACTGGGCGATGCCGGCACCGGCAACGTGCAGGGCGAAGCGCAGAAGAAGCTGGACGTGATCAGCAACGAGATCCTGTTGGAAGCCAACGCCTGGGGCGGCCACCTGGCCGCCTGCGCGTCGGAAGAAATGGACCACAGCCAGCCGGTGCCGGACATCTACCCGCGTGGCGATTTCCTGCTGCTGTTCGATCCCCTCGACGGCAGCTCGAACATCGACGTCAACGTCTCGGTCGGCACCATCTTCTCGGTGCTGCGCTGCCCCACCAATGTCGAACTGCCGGGTGATGATGCCTTCCTGCAACCGGGCAACAAGCAGATTGCCGCCGGCTACTGCATCTACGGGCCCAGCACCCAGCTGGTGCTGACCGTCGGCCATGGCACCCACGCCTTCACCCTGGACCGCGAAACCGGTGAGTTCGTGTTGACCACCGCCAACATGCAGATTCCCGCCGCCACCCAGGAATTTGCCATCAACATGTCCAACCAGCGCCACTGGGAAGCCCCCATGCAGGCCTACGTGGGCGATCTGCTGGCCGGCAAGGAAGGCGCGCGCGGCAAGAACTTCAACATGCGCTGGATCGCCAGCATGGTGGCCGACGTGCACCGCATCCTGACCCGCGGCGGCATCTTCATCTACCCGTGGGACAAGAAGGAACCGGGCAAGGCCGGCAAGCTGCGCCTGATGTACGAAGCCAACCCGATGGGCCTGCTGGTGGAACAGGCCGGCGGCGCCGCGTGGACCGGTCGCGAACGCATCGTCGACATTCAGCCCGAGCATCTGCACCAGCGCGTGCCGGTGTTCCTGGGTTCGCGCGAGGAAGTGGCCGAAGCGGTGCGCTATCACCAGGAGCACGACGCGAAGAGCGTCTGA